A genomic window from Silene latifolia isolate original U9 population chromosome Y, ASM4854445v1, whole genome shotgun sequence includes:
- the LOC141633868 gene encoding putative galacturonosyltransferase 14, protein MQLKLSPSMRSITISSMSSSCNGGSVNNINNNNNNGGVGVANNNNNNNNNNNNNSNSNCIVDLMKVKVAARHISYRTLFHTILILAFLLPFVFILTALVTLEGFNNCSSLDCLGRRFGPRLLGRDDSGRLVRDFYKILTQVNAEEIPHGLKLPGSFNQLVSDMKHNRYDPKTFGFILKGTMEKLEKEVREAKFAELMNKHFAASSIPKGIHCLSLRLTDEYSSNAHARKQLPPPELLPLLSDNSMYHFVVSTDNILAASVVVSSAVQSSLTPEKIVFHVITDKKTYAGMHSWFALNPVSPALVEVKGVHQFDWLTRENVPVLEAIESHNGIRNYYHGNHVAGANLSETTPRGFASKLQARSPKYISLLNHIRIYLPELFPNLDKVVFLDDDIVIQRDLSPLWDIDLQGKVNGAVETCKGEDEWVMSKHFKNYFNFSHPLIAQNLNSNECAWAYGMNIFDLRAWRKTSIRDTYHFWLKENLKSNLTMWKLGTLPPALIAFMGHVHSIDPSWHMLGLGYQNKTNIESVKKAAVIHYNGQSKPWLPIGFDTLRPFWTKYVNYTNDFIRNCHILES, encoded by the exons ATGCAGCTGAAGTTGTCACCGAGCATGAGAAGTATAACGATATCGAGCATGAGTAGTAGTTGTAATGGCGGAAGCgttaacaacatcaacaacaacaacaacaatggcggtgTCGGTGTcgcgaataataataataataataataataataataataataatagtaatagtaattgtattgttgATTTGATGAAGGTCAAAGTAGCAGCCCGTCATATATCTTATCGTACTCTTTTTCACACCATTTTGATTCTcgcttttcttcttccttttgtCTTCATTCTTACTGCGCTTGTCACGCTTGAAGGTTTCAACAATTGTTCGTCTCTCG ATTGTTTAGGTAGACGTTTTGGGCCTCGGCTTCTTGGTAGAGATGATTCAGGG AGGCTAGTACGAGATTTTTACAAAATTCTTACTCAAGTAAATGCAGAAGAGATACCACATGGCTTAAAGCTTCCAGGATCATTCAACCAACTTGTATCTGATATGAAGCATAACCGATACGATCCGAAAACCTTTGGCTTCATTTTGAAGGGAACG ATGGAGAAACTTGAAAAAGAGGTACGGGAAGCAAAATTTGCAGAGTTAATGAACAAACATTTTGCCGCAAGTTCAATTCCCAAAGGCATCCATTGTTTGTCTCTGCGTTTAACGGATGAGTACTCTTCTAACGCTCATGCTCGTAAACAATTGCCTCCACCTGAGTTGCTCCCGTTACTGTCTGACAACTCAATGTATCATTTTGTCGTCTCCACGGATAATATCCTGGCTGCCTCTGTAGTCGTTTCTTCTGCTGTGCAATCGTCCTTAACGCCGGAGAAGATAGTCTTTCATGTCATTACTGATAAGAAAACATATGCTGGCATGCATTCATGGTTTGCACTAAACCCTGTCTCACCTGCTTTAGTTGAAGTAAAAGGTGTTCACCAATTTGATTGGTTAACAAGAGAAAATGTTCCTGTTCTGGAAGCTATTGAAAGCCATAATGGGATAAGGAATTACTACCATGGTAACCATGTAGCTGGAGCTAATCTAAGTGAAACTACTCCACGGGGCTTCGCTTCAAAATTACAAGCTAGAAGCCCAAAGTACATTTCCTTGCTGAATCACATCCGGATTTATTTGCCAGAG CTGTTTCCGAACCTCGACAAGGTTGTTTTCTTGGATGATGACATCGTAATTCAACGTGACCTGTCCCCTCTTTGGGATATTGACCTTCAGGGCAAGGTAAATGGAGCTGTAGAGACATGTAAAGGTGAGGATGAATGGGTGATGTCCAAACATTTCAAGAACTATTTCAATTTCTCCCACCCTCTCATAGCACAAAATTTGAATTCCAACGAATGTGCTTGGGCTTATGGGATGAACATATTTGATCTACGTGCATGGAGAAAGACAAGCATACGTGATACGTACCATTTTTGGCTGAAGGAG AATCTGAAGTCAAACCTTACTATGTGGAAACTCGGAACTCTACCACCTGCTTTAATTGCATTTATGGGTCATGTTCACTCAATCGATCCGTCTTGGCACATGCTCGGTTTGGGCTACCAGAATAAGACAAATATCGAGAGCGTGAAGAAAGCAGCAGTTATCCATTACAATGGTCAGTCAAAACCATGGCTACCAATTGGCTTTGATACTCTCCGGCCATTTTGGACCAAGTATGTCAATTATACAAACGATTTTATCAGAAATTGCCATATATTGGAGTCGTAG